The nucleotide sequence GACGAGGCCGTTGCGCTCATGAACGACACCGACTACGGCCTGACGGCCGCCGTCTATACGCCCGACCGCGCGCGCGCCGAGCGCCTGCTCGCGCGGGTGAACACCGGGACGGCCTACTGGAACTGCTGCGACCGCGTGAGCCCCCGGCTCCCGTGGACGGGGCGGGGCGCCTCGGGACTCGGGGTGACGCTCGCGCGCGAGGGGATCGCTGCCTTCGTGCGCCCGAAGGCGTGGCACCTGCGCGGCGGCTGAGGTCAGCCTGCCGGCCCCAGCCGACCCCCGCGGCCGGCGGACGAGGAGGCACAGGCAAAGCCTCGCCGCGCGAGGTCCGACCGTGCTATACGGCGCCGCGATCCGGCCCCCAGGGATGGGACGATGAAGCGACCGTCGCCACGACGTCCACTGCTCGGTACGCTCGACGCCTGGCTCCTCGCCACCGGCGCCGCGCTCGCCGCGGAGGCGGAGACGGTCGGCAGGGTGATGACGCTGCCGGAGCGGCCCGGGCCTCACTGGTTCTGGCTGAGCGACATCATCCTCCACCGCACGGCCCTCTTCGACGCCGACACGGGGGGGCTCCTCGGCACGATCAGCTCCGGCACCGCCGGGGTCGGCTTCGTCATCGCGCCGCTCTTCTCGCCCGATCACCGCGAGATATACCTCGCGGAGACGTACTACGCGCGCGGCGTGCGCGGGCAGCGGACGGACGTGGTCACCGTCTACGACGCCGCCACGCTGAAGCCGCTCGGCGACGAGATCGAGATACCGGCGCACCGCGCCGAGTACTTCCCCGGCACCGCGGCGAACGCGCTCTCCGACGACGGGCGGTTCATGGCCGTCTTCAACCTGACACCCCAGACCTCGGTCTCGATCGTGGATGTGCAGGCGCGGCGGTTCACGAGCGAGATCGCCACCCCGGGGTGCAGTCTCGTCTACGCTGCCGGCGCTCGCCGCTTCCTCATGCTGTGCGGCAACGGCGCCGCGCTCAGCGTGACGCTGAACGACGAGGGAGGGGAGGCGGGGCTCGAGCGCAGCGAGCCGTTCTTCGATCCCCAGAAGGACCCGGTCACCGAGAAGGCGGTGCGCCGGGGCAACGAGTGGCTGTTCGTGTCCTTCGAGGGCGTGGTGCACCCCGTGGACGTCGGTGGCGAGAAGCCGCGCTTCGGGGAGACCTGGTCGCTGGTCGACGAGGCCGACCGCCGCGCCTCGTGGCGGATCGGCGGCGGCCAGCACCTGGCCGTGCATACGGCCTCCGCCCGGCTCTACGCCCTCATGCACCAGGGTGGCCCCGACACGCACAAGGAGCCGGGGAGCGAGGTGTGGGTCTACGATCTCGCGACGCGCCGGCGCGTGCAGCGCATCCCGGTGCTGAACCCGCTGGTGAGCTTCATCGGCCAGCAGGCCGGGAGCGGCGGCTTGACGCGCTGGCTGCTCACCAGGGTCCTCCCCAACACGGGCGTCGAGCGTATCCTCGTCACCCAGGACGAGCACCCGGTGCTCGTCGCCTCGGCGTCGCTGCCTCCCACGGTCACCGTCCACGACGCCATGACCGGCGCCGTGGTCCGCGAGGTCTCCGAGCCGGGCCTCGCCGGGAGCCTCCTCTTCTCGCCCTGAGATGGACCCCGTCGTCGACCTGACGCTGCGGACGGCGCTCGCGCTCCTGTTCTTCGTCGCCGCGGGCCACAAGTTGCGCGACCCGGGCCGCTTCCGGGCGACGGTCGCCGAGTATCGCCTCGTTCCTGACCGCTTCGCGCCGCCCGCCGCGGCTCTCCTGGTCGCGGTGGAAGCAGCGGCGGCCGGCGCGCTCCTCGTCCCGGGGGTGCGGGCGGCGGGCCTCCTCGCCGCCGCGGCCCTCCTCGTCGTCTACGGCGCGGCGATCGCGATCAACCTGGCGCGCGGCCGGTGGGACATCGACTGCGGCTGCGCGGGCCCCGCCGTCCGCCGGCCGATCGGCGGCTGGCTGGTGGCGCGCAACGCCGTGCTCGCGGCCGCGGCGCTCGCCGGGCTCGCGCCCGTGCACCCGCGCGCGCTCCTCTGGGTGGACGCGGTCACCGTGGCGGGGGCGACGGCGGCGCTCGCCGCCTGCTATGCCTCGCTCGACCGCGTGATCGCCTACGCGCCCCGGCTGGCCCGCCTGCGAGGTGAGGCATGACAGAGGCGCTCCTCGTCTCGAACGCGGTCCTGTGGGTGCTCGTGGTCCTCCTCGCGTGCGTGGTGGCGGCGCTCGCGCGCCAGATCGGCGTGCTCCACGAGCGCGTGGCACCCGCCGGCGCGCTCATGGTGGGAAAGGGCCCCGCGGTCGGGGAACCGGCGCCGGTCGTGAGCGCCCCGGACCTCGCCGGGACGGTGCGCGACGTCGGAGGGCCCAGCGCCGAGGGACGGAGCACGCTCCTCTTCTTCCTCTCGCCGACCTGCCCCGTCTGCAAGGCGCTCCTCCCGATGCTGCGCTCGATCGCGCGCCGCGAGCGCGACTGGCTCGGGATCGTGCTTGCCAGCGACGGCCCGCGCGACGAGCACGAGGCGTTCGTGCGCGCCGAGCGGCTCGAGGCGTTCCCGTACCTCCTCTCGCCGGCGCTCGGCATCACCTACCGGGTGGGGAAGCTGCCCTACGCGGTGCTGCTCGACGCGGCGGGCGTCGTCCGCTCGCGCGGGCTCGTCAACACGCGCGAGCACCTCGAGAGCCTGTTCGAGGCCAAGGAGCGCGGCGTGGCGTCGATCCAGGATTTCCTCCGCGGCGCAGAGGAGGACCGCAGGGGGGCGGTGCGACGATGACGGACGGACGCCCCTGGCTCGACCGCCTCTGCGAACGCGCCGCGCGCCAGCTCGCGCGCCGGACGTCCCGCCGGAGCTTCTTGACGCGGCTCGGGACCGCGCTCGCCGGGACGGCGGCGCTGCCGCTGCTGCCGGTCGCGCGCGCAGCGAGCGAATCGTCCCCGTCCGTGCCCGACGACGCGGCGCTGCCCGGTGAGGCGGGCGACCCGAAGAG is from Deltaproteobacteria bacterium and encodes:
- a CDS encoding aldehyde dehydrogenase family protein → DEAVALMNDTDYGLTAAVYTPDRARAERLLARVNTGTAYWNCCDRVSPRLPWTGRGASGLGVTLAREGIAAFVRPKAWHLRGG
- a CDS encoding amine dehydrogenase, with protein sequence MKRPSPRRPLLGTLDAWLLATGAALAAEAETVGRVMTLPERPGPHWFWLSDIILHRTALFDADTGGLLGTISSGTAGVGFVIAPLFSPDHREIYLAETYYARGVRGQRTDVVTVYDAATLKPLGDEIEIPAHRAEYFPGTAANALSDDGRFMAVFNLTPQTSVSIVDVQARRFTSEIATPGCSLVYAAGARRFLMLCGNGAALSVTLNDEGGEAGLERSEPFFDPQKDPVTEKAVRRGNEWLFVSFEGVVHPVDVGGEKPRFGETWSLVDEADRRASWRIGGGQHLAVHTASARLYALMHQGGPDTHKEPGSEVWVYDLATRRRVQRIPVLNPLVSFIGQQAGSGGLTRWLLTRVLPNTGVERILVTQDEHPVLVASASLPPTVTVHDAMTGAVVREVSEPGLAGSLLFSP
- a CDS encoding methylamine utilization protein MauE; translation: MDPVVDLTLRTALALLFFVAAGHKLRDPGRFRATVAEYRLVPDRFAPPAAALLVAVEAAAAGALLVPGVRAAGLLAAAALLVVYGAAIAINLARGRWDIDCGCAGPAVRRPIGGWLVARNAVLAAAALAGLAPVHPRALLWVDAVTVAGATAALAACYASLDRVIAYAPRLARLRGEA
- the mauD gene encoding methylamine dehydrogenase accessory protein MauD, whose translation is MTEALLVSNAVLWVLVVLLACVVAALARQIGVLHERVAPAGALMVGKGPAVGEPAPVVSAPDLAGTVRDVGGPSAEGRSTLLFFLSPTCPVCKALLPMLRSIARRERDWLGIVLASDGPRDEHEAFVRAERLEAFPYLLSPALGITYRVGKLPYAVLLDAAGVVRSRGLVNTREHLESLFEAKERGVASIQDFLRGAEEDRRGAVRR